One region of Anaeromyxobacter paludicola genomic DNA includes:
- the mpl gene encoding UDP-N-acetylmuramate:L-alanyl-gamma-D-glutamyl-meso-diaminopimelate ligase, producing the protein MDYSNVKRIHLIGVAGTGMGSFAGMLKSAGYEVTGSDQNVYPPMSTQLEKWGIDVLQGYRPENLDRARPDLVVVGNVVRRDNPEATAMRDRGLPHVSFPQALGDLFIGPRHGVVVVGTHGKTTTSAMMGALLHHAGRDPSFLVGGVTRDFDSNYRLGGGPHFVVEGDEYDTAYFDKGPKFLHYRPRTAIFTSCELDHIDIYRDEAHYESAFERFVEILPPDGFLAACAGWESVLRLARGARCPVETYAVGRPADWEARELALSADGARFALVRKGRELTRVHFPLGGAHNVENALGVAAAATALGLSPEEIAAGLAAFRGVKRRQEVRGQAGGVTVLDDFAHHPTAVARTLEAVASRYPGARLLACFEPRSNTSRRNLHQHEYVSAWGSAAEVFILTPAPTDRVPESERLDVKRLASEITAAGQPARACATVEEMVAAVAKDARPGDVVVAMSNGAFGGIWDKLLSALGS; encoded by the coding sequence ATGGACTACTCGAACGTGAAGCGGATCCACCTCATCGGCGTCGCCGGCACCGGCATGGGCTCGTTCGCGGGGATGCTCAAGTCCGCCGGCTACGAGGTCACCGGCTCCGACCAGAACGTCTACCCGCCGATGTCCACCCAGCTCGAGAAGTGGGGCATCGACGTGCTCCAGGGCTACCGGCCCGAGAACCTCGACCGCGCCCGCCCGGACCTGGTGGTGGTGGGGAACGTGGTGCGCCGGGACAACCCCGAGGCCACGGCCATGCGCGACCGCGGGCTCCCGCACGTCTCCTTCCCGCAGGCGCTCGGGGATCTGTTCATCGGCCCGCGCCACGGGGTGGTGGTGGTGGGGACGCACGGGAAGACGACCACCAGCGCCATGATGGGCGCGCTCCTGCACCACGCCGGGCGCGACCCGTCGTTCCTGGTGGGCGGCGTCACCCGCGACTTCGACTCCAACTACCGGCTGGGCGGCGGCCCCCACTTCGTCGTGGAGGGGGACGAGTACGACACCGCCTACTTCGACAAGGGCCCCAAGTTCCTCCACTACCGCCCGCGCACCGCCATCTTCACGAGCTGCGAGCTCGACCACATCGACATCTACCGGGACGAGGCGCACTACGAGAGCGCCTTCGAGCGCTTCGTGGAGATCCTGCCGCCGGACGGGTTCCTCGCCGCCTGCGCCGGCTGGGAGAGCGTGCTGCGCCTGGCGCGCGGCGCGCGCTGCCCGGTCGAGACCTACGCGGTGGGGCGCCCCGCCGACTGGGAGGCGCGCGAGCTCGCGCTCTCGGCCGACGGCGCCCGCTTCGCGCTCGTGCGCAAGGGGCGGGAGCTGACCCGGGTGCACTTCCCGCTCGGCGGGGCGCACAACGTGGAGAACGCGCTCGGCGTCGCCGCCGCGGCCACGGCGCTCGGGCTCTCGCCGGAGGAGATCGCCGCCGGGCTCGCCGCCTTCCGCGGGGTGAAGCGGCGCCAGGAGGTGCGCGGCCAGGCGGGCGGGGTGACGGTCCTCGACGACTTCGCGCATCACCCCACCGCGGTGGCCCGGACCCTCGAGGCGGTCGCCTCGCGCTACCCCGGCGCGCGGCTCCTCGCCTGCTTCGAGCCGCGCTCCAACACCAGCCGGCGCAACCTGCACCAGCACGAGTACGTGTCGGCCTGGGGCAGCGCCGCCGAGGTCTTCATCCTCACCCCGGCGCCCACCGACAGGGTGCCCGAGTCGGAGCGGCTCGACGTGAAGCGGCTGGCGAGCGAGATCACCGCCGCCGGGCAGCCGGCCCGCGCCTGCGCGACCGTCGAGGAGATGGTCGCGGCGGTGGCGAAGGACGCCCGCCCCGGCGACGTGGTGGTCGCCATGAGCAACGGCGCCTTCGGGGGCATCTGGGACAAGCTGCTGAGCGCGCTCGGGAGTTAG
- a CDS encoding inositol monophosphatase family protein has protein sequence MSERHELREACAEAARRGGAVLRERFGQRRTIEYKGGIDLVTDADKASEEALLSFLRARFPDADVLAEESGASGGGHGRLRFIVDPLDGTTNYAHGLPVFACNVGVVDEHGIAAGATYDPLRDELFTAARGEGATLNGEPLRVSGAAELRRALLCTGFPYDIHEHYDLPLRLFGAFMVKARAVRRLGSAALDLAYVAAGRLDGFWEMKLKPWDIAPGILMVREAGGLVNDLDGGEGMLRTGDVVAATPALQELLLETIAEVTARGEPG, from the coding sequence TTGTCCGAGCGACACGAGCTGCGGGAGGCCTGCGCGGAGGCGGCGCGGCGAGGCGGTGCGGTGCTGCGCGAGCGCTTCGGGCAGCGGCGGACCATCGAGTACAAGGGCGGCATCGACCTCGTCACCGACGCCGACAAGGCGAGCGAGGAGGCCCTGCTCTCGTTCCTGCGGGCGCGCTTCCCCGACGCCGACGTGCTCGCCGAGGAGTCGGGCGCGAGCGGCGGCGGGCACGGGCGGCTCCGCTTCATCGTGGACCCGCTCGACGGCACCACCAACTACGCCCACGGCCTGCCGGTCTTCGCCTGCAACGTCGGCGTGGTGGACGAGCACGGGATCGCGGCCGGCGCCACCTACGACCCGCTGCGCGACGAGCTCTTCACCGCCGCGCGCGGCGAGGGGGCCACGCTGAACGGCGAGCCCCTGCGCGTCTCCGGCGCCGCCGAGCTGCGGCGGGCGCTGCTCTGCACCGGCTTCCCCTACGACATCCACGAGCACTACGACCTGCCGCTCAGGCTCTTCGGCGCCTTCATGGTGAAGGCTCGCGCGGTGCGGCGGCTCGGCTCGGCCGCGCTCGACCTCGCCTACGTGGCCGCGGGCCGGCTCGACGGCTTCTGGGAGATGAAGCTCAAGCCCTGGGACATCGCGCCCGGGATCCTGATGGTGCGCGAGGCGGGCGGGCTCGTGAACGACCTCGACGGCGGGGAGGGGATGCTCCGCACGGGCGACGTGGTCGCCGCCACCCCCGCGCTGCAGGAGCTGCTGCTCGAGACCATCGCCGAGGTGACGGCGCGGGGCGAGCCCGGGTAG
- a CDS encoding TlpA family protein disulfide reductase codes for MRVSPSSAAVLLAALLSAACAGPHANVRAAAKIGQPLAVDGTDLNGRRLDLAEGQGKVRIVDFWATWCEPCKEYFPALDRLYLELGERGFAVYAVAFDEDQAQLPPFLAAVPVHFGIYWDKGGAANASRYEVARLPTTLVVDRRGVIRFVHEGYDATTFADERREVEQLLAEP; via the coding sequence ATGCGAGTGTCCCCGTCGTCCGCCGCCGTCCTCCTCGCCGCCCTCCTCTCCGCCGCCTGCGCCGGCCCGCACGCGAACGTCCGCGCCGCCGCCAAGATCGGCCAGCCGCTCGCCGTCGACGGCACCGACCTCAACGGCCGCCGCCTCGACCTCGCCGAGGGGCAGGGGAAGGTGCGGATCGTCGACTTCTGGGCGACCTGGTGCGAGCCGTGCAAGGAATACTTCCCCGCCCTCGACCGGCTCTACCTCGAGCTCGGCGAGCGCGGCTTCGCCGTTTACGCGGTGGCCTTCGACGAGGACCAGGCGCAGCTCCCGCCCTTCCTCGCCGCGGTCCCGGTCCACTTCGGCATCTACTGGGACAAGGGCGGCGCGGCGAACGCGTCCCGCTACGAGGTGGCGCGGCTGCCCACCACCCTCGTCGTGGACCGGCGCGGGGTGATCCGCTTCGTCCACGAGGGCTACGACGCGACCACCTTCGCGGACGAGCGGCGCGAGGTGGAGCAGCTCCTCGCCGAGCCCTAG
- a CDS encoding serine hydrolase domain-containing protein has product MTAPRLPEVSGALAAGQREGLAPGIAAVVVRRGEVLHAEALGQARLVPTPRPLGDGDLFDLASLTKLYTATVAARLVAAGRLELDAPASRWLPGFGGDKAAITPRHLLAHASGLPAWRPYWEALQAGANVEALLAAEPLEAPPGARAVYSDLGFLALQLVLERAGGAPLDRLVADEVAAPLGLRDTSFLPAADPAAQARRATRSFAATRLAPSRGRVLEGEVDDDNAWALGGVAGHAGLFAGAAEVAAFGEAWRAALDGDGRLLPPELARVFARRDAAPGSARALGWDTPSGPETTLGRRLGRGPRGAVGHLGWTGTSLWLDLDAGLACALLTNHCHPGGAERARIHALRRAFHDAVGAALQLG; this is encoded by the coding sequence GTGACGGCACCGCGGCTGCCCGAGGTCTCCGGGGCGCTCGCGGCGGGCCAGCGGGAGGGGCTCGCGCCGGGGATCGCCGCCGTCGTCGTCCGCCGCGGCGAGGTGCTCCACGCCGAGGCCCTCGGACAGGCGCGCCTCGTGCCCACGCCGCGGCCGCTCGGCGACGGGGACCTCTTCGATCTCGCGTCGCTCACGAAGCTCTACACCGCCACCGTGGCGGCGCGGCTCGTCGCCGCCGGCCGGCTCGAGCTCGACGCGCCCGCCTCGCGCTGGCTGCCCGGGTTCGGCGGCGACAAGGCCGCCATCACGCCGCGCCACCTGCTGGCGCACGCGAGCGGGCTGCCGGCGTGGCGGCCGTACTGGGAGGCCTTGCAGGCCGGCGCGAACGTCGAGGCGCTCCTCGCCGCCGAGCCCCTCGAGGCCCCTCCCGGCGCCCGCGCCGTCTACAGCGACCTCGGCTTCCTCGCCCTCCAGCTCGTCCTGGAGCGCGCCGGCGGCGCGCCGCTCGACCGGCTCGTGGCCGACGAGGTCGCGGCGCCGCTCGGGCTCCGGGACACCTCCTTCCTGCCGGCGGCCGACCCCGCGGCCCAGGCCCGCCGCGCCACCCGAAGCTTCGCCGCGACGCGGCTCGCCCCCTCGCGCGGGCGCGTGCTCGAGGGCGAGGTGGACGACGACAACGCCTGGGCGCTCGGCGGGGTCGCCGGACACGCCGGGCTCTTCGCGGGCGCGGCCGAGGTGGCCGCCTTCGGCGAGGCCTGGCGCGCCGCGCTCGACGGCGACGGCCGCCTGCTCCCGCCCGAGCTCGCCCGCGTCTTCGCGCGCCGCGACGCCGCGCCCGGGAGCGCCCGGGCCCTGGGCTGGGACACGCCGAGCGGCCCCGAGACCACCCTCGGCCGGCGGCTCGGGCGCGGGCCGCGCGGCGCCGTCGGCCACCTCGGCTGGACCGGCACCTCGCTCTGGCTCGACCTCGACGCCGGCCTCGCCTGCGCCCTCCTCACCAACCACTGCCACCCGGGCGGCGCCGAGCGGGCGCGCATCCACGCCCTCCGCCGCGCCTTCCACGACGCGGTGGGCGCGGCGCTCCAGCTCGGCTGA
- a CDS encoding CxxxxCH/CxxCH domain c-type cytochrome, whose protein sequence is MGRPLRAVLVLAAGLVGAGCGSSRETVVANDQTTCTTCHGMPPATGAHLAHVDPLGSGSPSGAVLQKPLDCDSCHFKPHAVNDPGHIVQANGQAVPKPAQVRFDLGPFGAKQPAAVFDPATRTCSNVYCHGGTGVSAGGILTAPRWEDPPSSAACGTCHGIPPTDHDPRIAQTACANCHAPSITPFGALDPATHLDGQVTLGTGVTGIHAAHVSSPISQGLACTECHVSPPSNVSIDFTGKLAATTGLTPAYDPNTGKCSSTYCHGNGTTTPSASPRTGLASTGGTTKTPVWVADGSSAQCNTCHGYPPTNHDPSQTSCGDCHTRTGGTNKVIKDKSAHVNGILDF, encoded by the coding sequence ATGGGTAGACCTCTGCGAGCGGTCCTGGTCCTCGCGGCCGGACTCGTCGGAGCCGGCTGCGGGTCGAGCCGGGAGACGGTGGTGGCGAACGACCAGACCACCTGCACGACGTGCCACGGGATGCCGCCGGCCACCGGGGCCCACCTCGCGCACGTGGATCCGCTCGGCTCGGGCTCGCCCTCGGGCGCGGTGCTGCAGAAGCCGCTCGACTGCGACAGCTGCCACTTCAAGCCGCACGCCGTGAACGACCCGGGGCACATCGTCCAGGCCAACGGCCAGGCGGTCCCGAAGCCGGCCCAGGTCCGGTTCGACCTCGGGCCCTTCGGGGCGAAGCAGCCGGCGGCCGTGTTCGACCCGGCCACCCGGACCTGCAGCAACGTCTACTGCCACGGCGGCACGGGCGTCAGCGCCGGCGGCATCCTCACCGCGCCCAGGTGGGAGGACCCGCCCAGCTCCGCCGCCTGCGGCACCTGCCACGGCATCCCGCCCACCGACCACGACCCGCGCATCGCGCAGACCGCCTGCGCCAACTGCCACGCGCCCTCGATCACGCCGTTCGGCGCGCTCGATCCGGCCACCCACCTCGACGGCCAGGTGACCCTCGGCACGGGCGTGACCGGCATCCACGCGGCGCACGTGAGCTCCCCGATCTCGCAGGGGCTCGCCTGCACCGAGTGCCACGTCTCGCCGCCCTCCAACGTCTCCATCGACTTCACCGGCAAGCTCGCCGCCACCACCGGGCTCACGCCGGCGTACGACCCGAACACCGGGAAGTGCTCGAGCACCTACTGCCACGGCAACGGCACCACCACGCCGAGCGCGTCGCCGCGCACCGGCCTCGCCTCGACCGGCGGCACCACCAAGACGCCGGTCTGGGTCGCGGACGGCTCGTCGGCCCAGTGCAACACCTGCCACGGCTACCCGCCCACCAACCACGACCCGTCCCAGACCAGCTGCGGCGACTGCCACACCCGCACCGGCGGCACGAACAAGGTCATCAAGGACAAGTCCGCCCACGTCAACGGGATCCTCGACTTCTAA
- a CDS encoding S66 peptidase family protein, giving the protein MIRPSALAPGDVVRLVAPSSPFDRGAFEAGLGVLRELGLRPRFRDDVFARSGFLAGDDARRAAEWREACEDPEARAVWCVRGGYGAMRLLPGLDPTPLLARPKWVIGLSDVTALHAALNQAGLVTLHGPMVGQLARLPVAAREHLRDLLFGAGRAVVEASATVVPGTVEGPLRGGSLTLLSHLCGTPWQPRLAGAVLFLEDVGEKPYKLDRYLTHLALAGALEGVAGIAVGQLLDCDRASEPPGASAAEVLRAHARALGVPAVEGIPAGHDDRNFALTLGAPARLVAPAAGEGGAPRLELLGAAG; this is encoded by the coding sequence GTGATCCGGCCCAGCGCCCTCGCCCCCGGCGACGTCGTCCGCCTCGTCGCCCCCTCGAGCCCCTTCGATCGCGGCGCCTTCGAGGCCGGCCTGGGCGTGCTCCGGGAGCTCGGGCTGCGCCCCCGCTTCCGCGACGACGTCTTCGCCCGCAGCGGCTTCCTGGCCGGGGACGACGCCCGCCGCGCCGCCGAGTGGCGGGAGGCCTGCGAGGACCCGGAGGCGAGGGCCGTCTGGTGCGTGCGGGGCGGCTACGGGGCGATGCGGCTCCTGCCGGGGCTCGACCCAACCCCGCTGCTCGCCCGGCCGAAGTGGGTGATCGGCCTCTCCGACGTGACCGCGCTGCACGCCGCGCTGAACCAGGCGGGGCTGGTGACGCTGCACGGTCCCATGGTCGGCCAGCTCGCCCGGCTCCCGGTCGCGGCGCGCGAGCACCTGCGCGACCTGCTCTTCGGGGCGGGCCGGGCGGTGGTCGAGGCGAGCGCCACGGTGGTGCCCGGCACGGTCGAGGGGCCGCTCCGCGGGGGCTCGCTGACGCTCCTCTCGCACCTCTGCGGCACCCCGTGGCAGCCGCGCCTCGCCGGGGCGGTGCTCTTCCTCGAGGACGTGGGGGAGAAGCCCTACAAGCTCGACCGCTACCTCACCCACCTCGCCCTCGCGGGGGCGCTCGAGGGGGTGGCCGGGATCGCCGTCGGCCAGCTCCTCGACTGCGACCGGGCGAGCGAGCCTCCCGGCGCGAGCGCGGCCGAGGTCCTGCGGGCGCACGCCCGGGCGCTCGGGGTGCCCGCCGTCGAGGGGATCCCGGCGGGCCACGACGACCGGAACTTCGCGCTGACGCTCGGCGCGCCCGCCCGGCTCGTCGCGCCGGCCGCGGGCGAGGGCGGCGCGCCCCGGCTCGAGCTGCTCGGAGCGGCGGGGTGA
- a CDS encoding cytochrome c3 family protein, translating to MNARQLVVAAAATLALAGCSALKNPEQRSAKVVFPHSKHLGFGCTDCHDAIQKQAKVAWDQLPTAAKCGDCHDTAKEPAVAAAAAGLRKPADFKDSKITFSHADHLPKVNNKCEGCHQVLSDPAQKSSATPPMATCTACHHHSEEFAQARCQPCHVDLKSYPLKPVSAFAHVGNFRKDHAQYARNSAATCAVCHDQTYCAQCHSTETRPMKPSLIFPEKVQADFIHRGDYVSRHQIEASADPASCRRCHGSGFCQSCHEEQRLSSGKNLGQAGTRNPHPRGWVTRGSGEFHGTAARNNIVACAACHDQGAASICATCHRVGGIGGNPHPAGYSSQHPASDIAKTPMCRVCHTSGT from the coding sequence ATGAACGCCCGCCAGCTCGTCGTCGCCGCCGCCGCCACCCTGGCGCTCGCCGGCTGCAGCGCCCTCAAGAACCCCGAGCAGCGGTCGGCGAAGGTGGTCTTCCCGCACTCGAAGCACCTCGGCTTCGGCTGCACCGACTGCCACGACGCCATCCAGAAGCAGGCCAAGGTGGCCTGGGACCAGCTCCCGACGGCGGCGAAGTGCGGCGACTGCCACGACACCGCCAAGGAGCCGGCGGTGGCCGCCGCGGCGGCCGGGCTGCGGAAGCCGGCCGACTTCAAGGACAGCAAGATCACCTTCTCGCACGCCGACCACCTGCCCAAGGTGAACAACAAGTGCGAGGGCTGCCACCAGGTGCTCTCGGATCCGGCGCAGAAGTCCTCGGCCACGCCGCCGATGGCCACCTGCACCGCCTGCCACCACCACTCCGAGGAGTTCGCGCAGGCGCGCTGCCAGCCCTGCCACGTGGACCTCAAGAGCTACCCGCTCAAGCCGGTCAGCGCCTTCGCGCACGTGGGCAACTTCCGGAAGGATCACGCCCAGTACGCGCGCAACAGCGCCGCCACCTGCGCCGTCTGCCACGACCAGACCTACTGCGCCCAGTGCCACTCGACCGAGACCCGGCCCATGAAGCCGTCGCTCATCTTCCCGGAGAAGGTGCAGGCCGACTTCATCCACCGCGGCGACTACGTCTCGCGCCACCAGATCGAGGCGAGCGCCGATCCGGCCAGCTGCCGCCGCTGCCACGGCAGCGGCTTCTGCCAGAGCTGCCACGAGGAGCAGCGGCTCTCGAGCGGGAAGAACCTGGGCCAGGCGGGGACGCGCAACCCGCACCCCCGGGGCTGGGTGACCCGCGGCTCGGGTGAGTTCCACGGCACCGCGGCGCGCAACAACATCGTCGCCTGCGCCGCCTGCCACGACCAGGGCGCGGCGTCGATCTGCGCCACCTGCCACCGCGTGGGCGGCATCGGCGGGAACCCGCACCCGGCCGGCTACTCGAGCCAGCACCCGGCGAGCGACATCGCGAAGACGCCGATGTGCCGCGTCTGCCACACGAGCGGGACGTAG
- a CDS encoding M23 family metallopeptidase — MPALAVRPASVRPGDAFLVEARGVAAPPLGAVAGRPLEFYPVSGGYEAIAALPLETPPGTLAVEVRAPSATDPQARLAAPLEVVEPRFPARTLSVEPRFVEPAPEVRARMEEDKAAIARATAVPFSPPLFDAPFAWPRPPSFTGRYGDQRVYNGKLASQHYGLDFRGAPGDPVRAGNAGRVVLRRDCYASGLTVILSHGAGLFTSYFHLSKALVQEGERVERGALLGAVGASGRATGPHLHYSVRVGDLFVDPESVMRLPFVPREAR, encoded by the coding sequence GTGCCCGCCCTCGCCGTCCGCCCGGCCTCGGTGCGCCCCGGGGACGCCTTCCTCGTCGAGGCGCGCGGGGTGGCGGCGCCGCCCCTCGGGGCGGTCGCGGGCCGGCCGCTCGAGTTCTACCCGGTATCCGGCGGCTACGAGGCGATCGCGGCGCTGCCGCTCGAGACGCCGCCCGGAACCCTCGCCGTCGAGGTCCGCGCGCCGTCGGCGACGGATCCCCAGGCGCGGCTCGCCGCGCCGCTCGAGGTGGTGGAGCCCCGGTTCCCGGCCCGGACCCTCTCCGTCGAGCCGCGCTTCGTCGAGCCCGCGCCGGAGGTGCGCGCCCGCATGGAGGAGGACAAGGCGGCCATCGCGCGCGCCACCGCCGTCCCCTTCTCGCCCCCGCTCTTCGACGCGCCCTTCGCGTGGCCGCGGCCGCCGTCGTTCACCGGGCGCTACGGGGATCAGCGCGTCTACAACGGCAAGCTCGCGAGCCAGCACTACGGCCTCGACTTCCGCGGCGCCCCGGGCGACCCGGTCCGCGCCGGGAACGCCGGCCGGGTGGTGCTCCGGCGCGACTGCTACGCGAGCGGCCTCACCGTCATCCTCTCGCACGGCGCCGGCCTCTTCACGAGCTACTTCCACCTCTCGAAGGCGCTCGTGCAGGAGGGCGAGCGGGTCGAGCGCGGGGCGCTCCTCGGCGCGGTGGGCGCGAGCGGCCGCGCCACCGGCCCGCACCTCCACTACTCGGTGCGCGTGGGCGACCTCTTCGTGGACCCGGAGTCGGTGATGCGGCTGCCGTTCGTCCCGCGGGAGGCGCGCTAG
- a CDS encoding arginase family protein gives MPGLRSLAYRLKSWLRRRDVTVWYSPAYRIPLSGLEQSAGVEPRRADFVAWWLLESGAVPASSLRAPHRIPFADLDRVHTLELLDSLGRPETLARIFAVDPSDVPTDELVNTARLACGGTLEAARETLRTRAPALNLLGGFHHAGPGSAGGFCPMNDVAAALAALRAEGFEGTAVVLDLDAHPPDGIAGCLASDAPSWIGSISGSDWGPLTRVDETVLPEGAGDDLYLETLEGLLGRMPRPDLAFVLAGGDVLAGDRFGKLGLTLDGARRRDLRVAVELEGVPSVWLPAGGYSPNAWRVFAGTGTVVATGALDPIPADYDPLQARFADISATIPQESLGESGDFSAADLEEALGLRPQRDRLLLGYYTRSGLEHALYRYGILDHLTRLGFERFRVEFDRANPGDRLRLFATSRGREELLLEFVYERRRVAGRDVLYVHWASLRNPRARFSEKRPRLPGQEVPGLGLAREAGEMTALMAKRLGLAGVAFRPAWYHTAFGARHNFAFVDPGRQGRFEAMVRDLAGLPLRESTLAVSEGRILMNGQPYAWEADEMAFWLEPAPRDLAAVQAERDRVHFDWNRAPAEGRGA, from the coding sequence GTGCCCGGGCTCCGATCGCTCGCCTACCGCCTGAAGAGCTGGCTGCGCCGGCGCGACGTGACCGTCTGGTACTCGCCCGCCTACCGGATCCCGCTCTCCGGCCTGGAGCAGTCGGCCGGCGTCGAGCCGCGCCGGGCCGACTTCGTCGCCTGGTGGCTGCTCGAGTCGGGGGCGGTGCCGGCGTCGAGCCTGCGCGCGCCGCACCGGATCCCGTTCGCCGACCTCGACCGCGTGCACACCCTCGAGCTCCTCGACTCGCTCGGGCGGCCGGAGACGCTGGCGCGCATCTTCGCGGTGGACCCCTCGGACGTGCCGACCGACGAGCTCGTGAACACCGCCCGCCTCGCCTGCGGCGGCACGCTCGAGGCCGCGCGCGAGACCCTGCGCACCCGCGCGCCGGCGCTCAACCTCCTCGGCGGCTTCCACCACGCCGGGCCCGGGAGCGCCGGCGGCTTCTGCCCGATGAACGACGTGGCGGCCGCGCTGGCGGCGCTGCGGGCCGAGGGGTTCGAGGGGACCGCGGTGGTGCTCGACCTCGACGCCCACCCGCCCGACGGGATCGCGGGCTGCCTCGCCTCGGACGCGCCCTCCTGGATCGGCTCCATCTCCGGCTCGGACTGGGGGCCGCTCACGCGCGTGGACGAGACGGTGCTGCCGGAGGGCGCCGGGGACGACCTGTACCTCGAGACGCTGGAAGGGCTGCTCGGGCGGATGCCGCGCCCCGACCTCGCCTTCGTGCTCGCCGGCGGCGACGTCCTCGCGGGGGATCGCTTCGGGAAGCTCGGGCTCACGCTCGACGGGGCGCGCCGCCGCGACCTGCGGGTCGCGGTCGAGCTGGAGGGCGTCCCCTCGGTCTGGCTCCCGGCGGGCGGCTACAGCCCGAACGCCTGGCGCGTCTTCGCCGGCACCGGGACGGTGGTGGCGACCGGCGCGCTCGACCCCATCCCCGCCGACTACGACCCGCTGCAGGCCCGCTTCGCCGACATCTCGGCCACCATCCCGCAGGAGTCGCTGGGCGAGTCGGGCGACTTCTCCGCCGCGGACCTCGAGGAGGCGCTCGGGCTGCGCCCGCAGCGGGACCGGCTGCTCCTCGGCTACTACACCCGGTCCGGCCTCGAGCACGCCCTCTACCGCTACGGCATCCTCGACCACCTGACGCGGCTCGGGTTCGAGCGCTTCCGGGTGGAGTTCGACCGGGCCAACCCGGGCGACCGGCTCCGGCTCTTCGCCACCTCGCGCGGGCGGGAGGAGCTGCTCCTCGAGTTCGTCTACGAGCGGCGGCGGGTGGCCGGGCGCGACGTGCTCTACGTGCACTGGGCGAGCCTGCGGAACCCCCGGGCCCGCTTCAGCGAGAAGCGGCCGCGCCTCCCCGGGCAGGAGGTGCCGGGCCTGGGGCTCGCGCGCGAGGCGGGCGAGATGACGGCCCTCATGGCGAAGCGGCTCGGCCTCGCCGGCGTGGCGTTCCGCCCGGCCTGGTACCACACCGCCTTCGGCGCCCGGCACAACTTCGCCTTCGTCGATCCGGGCCGGCAGGGCCGGTTCGAGGCGATGGTGCGCGACCTCGCCGGCCTGCCCCTGCGCGAGTCCACCCTCGCGGTGTCGGAGGGGCGCATCCTCATGAACGGCCAGCCCTACGCCTGGGAGGCCGACGAGATGGCCTTCTGGCTCGAGCCCGCGCCGCGCGACCTCGCCGCCGTCCAGGCGGAGCGCGACCGCGTCCACTTCGACTGGAACCGGGCGCCGGCCGAAGGGCGCGGGGCCTAG